The Candidatus Syntrophosphaera sp. genomic sequence TGATTCCGGCACGCATGGACTCCAGGATATACTTCCGCTACTCCGTTATTGCTGGAGTCCATGCTCGTTCCTCGCTCGACTCCAGCGTGATCTTCCTCCGCGCAGGCTGCCATCATGTACAGCAGCTTGGCCTCCAGCCCCGCCTTTTCCACCTCCAGCGGCCGGAACCCGGAATTGTGCAGCAACCCGGGATCGAAGCTGAAGAAACAGGCCCGGGCCCAGTCAGGCGCGGAATCCACAGGGTGGTCGAGGGTGGTCATCACCCGCAGGGCCAGGTAGCGCCAGAGGGTGCGGAATTCTTCCTCCACCGTGATGGGCCGGTCGAGCTGGGCGATCAGCTTCACCCCGTCGCGCACCGAGCGGAAGGCGTAGCGGACGAAGGGGAGTTTCGCGATTGCCGCGGCCTTCATGCCTTCGATGTCCGGAACGTGGTCGAGGTCGAAGAGCATGAATTGGGCGCTCTGCACCGTGGCGTTGGAGCGGAAGCGCTCGCAGACCGCGCCGCAAAACCAGGGCAGGCCGGTCTTCATCGCTTTGGCCAGGTCTTGATTGGGCTGGTTGCGGATGGTGTGGATCAGGGCGCGCAGGTCGGTCCCCTCCACGAAGCCGGTCTTGATGGATTCGATCACGTGCGCGATGTCCCGGATGGCGATCACGCTGGGCGCCGTGACCTTCTTGCCAATGGTCACGGGATACTTGATGGCGCTGTTGCTCCTCTCCCCGCCGTCGGCAAAGGAGAGATCGGGCCTGGGCGCGGGTTTGGCCCTGTCTCTGGAGTCCGGATCCAGGATGATGAACTCCGCTTCGGGGTTGAGGGCGGGCGCGGCGTTGTCGGCCTTGCCCATGAGCAGTGTGGGGTTGAAAATGGGGTACATTGCGTACCTCCTTGGTTAAGTAGTCCCCCGGAAAACCGGGGTCCACACTACTACGTTCTCAGGTGAGAAATCTGTGAGAAAAGGGGGTTATGCTGAAATCAGATGTTGTTGATTGCCAAGGAGATACAAATGAAAAAAAGTGAAAATAGATTTTCTCACGATTCTCATGGGCAACCAAAAACCCGGATCGCGTGAGAAAACGGGTTTGGAAAAGGGTGTGTCTAAATGATCTCGAGGGTGATGAGGGCGGCGAGCTGCCTGCCTTTGCCCTTTCCGAGCCAGCGGAAGGCCTTGTGGCGGGTATCCAGGCCGAAGAGCTTGCGGAATTCGTGGTTGAAGTCATCCACGATACTGTGGTTTTCCCTGTTGCAGCCGGCGTCGGCGGCCACATTTCGGGCGTGGTAATCCAGCGTGGCCTGGCCCTGGCGGGCGTGGTAATCCAGCGTGGCCTGGCCCTGGCGGGCGTCCCAATAGACCTTGAGCAGCGAGAGGCAACGCTCGGAAAAGATATCCCGGGCTTTGAAGGTCTGCTTGCTTCTGGTGTGGCGGAAGGTGATCTTGTTCGTCTCGAGGAAATAGGCGAGGGTGAGGTCGCGGGTGTTCTCGATCCTCCATTTCCTGATCCGGTCAAGCTTTGAGGCGGAGGCAACGGCGTCCGCCTTGAAATAGGCGCGAGTGAATCCTGCCTCGCGTTCCGCGGGGGGTTTGTAGCGGGAGGCGCGCTCCAGGCAGTATTCGGGGGTCAGTTCGCCCCGGCCGCGCAGCTGATAGCGCTCGTTTGCCTCGCGCTGGGCCCGTTTGGTGACGATGGGGGAGCCGATCTCGTTTTCCAGGGCGCCGAGCAGTTCGTCGGAGACCAGTTCGTCATTCTCAGCGCGGGCCAGGATCGCCCAGATGTAGGCCTCGATGGGATTGGCTTCCGCGCCGATTCCGCGGCGATAACAATCGGAAAGCGCGACCAAGGCCTCAACGCAGGCGGGATCGAGGCAAACGGCCAGGAGCAGATGGCGGTGGCCATCCACAACGTTTTTGGGCACACCCCGGCCCGAGAGATAGAGGCAGCCGCACCAGTAATGGGCTTGGGGGACGCCCGCGCCGCAAAGCTTGGAGGCCAGGGCAAAGGCGTCTTTATAGGTGCGGACAACGGACTGGGGAAAACTCTCCCCCGCGAGGGCTTGCAGGGCCTCAAGATCGGGCTTTTTGCTGGTCACGACGAACCTCCCAAATTCAGACACCGGCACCTATATTTGGGAGGCAGATTTGTGTCAACAGCATTCTTGCCCGGTTTTGGCTGCTAAAACGGAACTCGCAAGCGCTAATCCGGCAGGCTTTTGGGAAAGGCCCGGAACATCCACAA encodes the following:
- a CDS encoding SEL1-like repeat protein, which codes for MTSKKPDLEALQALAGESFPQSVVRTYKDAFALASKLCGAGVPQAHYWCGCLYLSGRGVPKNVVDGHRHLLLAVCLDPACVEALVALSDCYRRGIGAEANPIEAYIWAILARAENDELVSDELLGALENEIGSPIVTKRAQREANERYQLRGRGELTPEYCLERASRYKPPAEREAGFTRAYFKADAVASASKLDRIRKWRIENTRDLTLAYFLETNKITFRHTRSKQTFKARDIFSERCLSLLKVYWDARQGQATLDYHARQGQATLDYHARNVAADAGCNRENHSIVDDFNHEFRKLFGLDTRHKAFRWLGKGKGRQLAALITLEII